A region from the Pseudonocardia petroleophila genome encodes:
- a CDS encoding ABC transporter substrate-binding protein, whose translation MRRRSTALGAMTAIAALVLTACGGGGGGGGGTAGTALEGTGPITLVQGKDVSGFVQGILDEWNAAHPDETVTLIELPESADAQRQQMIQNAQAQSNAFDVLVVDNVWTAEFAANRYIVELPEDQFPVDDMLPPVIDSARYLDKLYAVPNSSDGGMLYYRTDLLEAAGITAPPTTWAELGEQCAAIQATPQGAGVACYAGQFEKYEGLTVNFAEVVNGAGGVITEDDGTPNVNTPEARAGLDFLVNGFASGEIPAEAITYKEEEGRRAFMEGRLIFQRQWPYQYSLANATDGSSSVAGNFAVAPLPGLDGPGVSSLGGHALGISTFSQNKATALEFIKFYTTLENSQKYLELASQAPIYTSIYDDPALQTEFPYLPVLKESILTAVPRPKVVRYGDATLAIQDAAYGALTGEMTSEEALTQLQTQLEALTTN comes from the coding sequence ATGCGCCGCAGGTCAACCGCGCTCGGAGCCATGACGGCCATCGCCGCACTCGTCCTCACCGCGTGCGGCGGGGGCGGCGGGGGCGGCGGCGGCACGGCCGGCACCGCACTGGAGGGCACCGGCCCGATCACGCTGGTGCAGGGCAAGGACGTGTCCGGGTTCGTCCAGGGGATCCTCGACGAGTGGAACGCCGCCCACCCCGACGAGACGGTCACCCTGATCGAGCTGCCGGAGAGCGCCGACGCGCAGCGCCAGCAGATGATCCAGAACGCCCAGGCCCAGTCCAACGCCTTCGACGTGCTCGTCGTCGACAACGTCTGGACCGCGGAGTTCGCGGCCAACCGGTACATCGTCGAGCTGCCCGAGGACCAGTTCCCCGTCGACGACATGCTGCCGCCGGTGATCGACTCGGCGCGCTACCTCGACAAGCTCTACGCGGTGCCGAACTCCTCCGACGGCGGGATGCTCTACTACCGGACCGACCTGCTGGAGGCCGCCGGAATCACCGCCCCGCCCACCACCTGGGCCGAGCTCGGTGAGCAGTGCGCCGCGATCCAGGCCACCCCGCAGGGCGCGGGCGTCGCCTGCTACGCCGGTCAGTTCGAGAAGTACGAGGGCCTCACCGTCAACTTCGCCGAGGTCGTCAACGGCGCGGGCGGCGTCATCACCGAGGACGACGGCACCCCCAACGTCAACACCCCCGAGGCGCGGGCCGGTCTCGACTTCCTGGTCAACGGCTTCGCCAGCGGCGAGATCCCGGCCGAGGCGATCACCTACAAGGAGGAGGAGGGCCGTCGCGCCTTCATGGAGGGTCGCCTGATCTTCCAGCGGCAGTGGCCCTACCAGTACTCCCTGGCCAACGCGACCGACGGCTCGTCGTCGGTGGCCGGCAACTTCGCCGTGGCGCCGCTGCCCGGCCTGGACGGGCCCGGCGTGTCCAGCCTCGGCGGCCACGCGCTCGGCATCTCCACGTTCTCCCAGAACAAGGCCACCGCGCTGGAGTTCATCAAGTTCTACACGACGCTGGAGAACAGCCAGAAGTACCTGGAGCTGGCCTCGCAGGCCCCGATCTACACCTCCATCTACGACGACCCGGCCCTGCAGACCGAGTTCCCGTACCTGCCCGTCCTGAAGGAGTCGATCCTCACCGCGGTCCCGCGTCCGAAGGTGGTCCGCTACGGCGACGCCACCCTCGCCATCCAGGACGCCGCGTACGGCGCACTGACCGGCGAGATGACCTCGGAAGAGGCCCTGACGCAGCTGCAGACCCAGCTCGAGGCACTCACCACCAACTGA
- a CDS encoding carbohydrate ABC transporter permease, with protein sequence MATIEAPAQKKPPPTTHGDKDTRQQGKLARILLTPTMLVLLIVIGYPILAGTYQSLFSQSQGVDESGFVVQGDQFVGLDNYTAIFTGAAGERFWNAFYNTTYFTVVTVTLEVILGIAMALIMNRAFRAKGIIRASILIPWAIPTVVSALLWRWIFDANGIANDLLGTQVLWSTDGAQAQWAIIIADVWKTSPFIGLLVLAGLQVIPAEVYEAAKVDGASALRQFWSITLPLVKPALLVAVLFRILDGLRMFDLPFVLVGQGKPSVETVSILAFLENSNVRFGAAAAYAVLLFLYIVVVAYAFVRLLGADLIGDAKQKTPKPAGGRRRLRTVAKGDMP encoded by the coding sequence ATGGCAACCATCGAGGCGCCGGCGCAGAAGAAGCCCCCGCCCACCACCCACGGGGACAAGGACACCCGGCAGCAGGGCAAGCTGGCGCGGATCCTGCTCACGCCGACGATGCTCGTACTGCTCATCGTCATCGGCTACCCGATCCTGGCGGGCACGTACCAGTCGCTGTTCAGCCAGAGCCAGGGCGTCGACGAGTCCGGCTTCGTCGTGCAGGGCGACCAGTTCGTCGGGCTCGACAACTACACCGCGATCTTCACCGGCGCGGCGGGCGAGCGCTTCTGGAACGCCTTCTACAACACCACGTACTTCACCGTCGTCACCGTCACGCTCGAGGTGATCCTCGGCATCGCGATGGCCCTGATCATGAACCGCGCGTTCCGCGCCAAGGGCATCATCCGCGCCAGCATCCTCATCCCGTGGGCGATCCCGACGGTGGTGTCCGCGCTGCTGTGGCGCTGGATCTTCGACGCCAACGGCATCGCGAACGACCTGCTCGGCACGCAGGTGCTGTGGTCGACCGACGGGGCGCAGGCCCAGTGGGCGATCATCATCGCCGACGTCTGGAAGACCTCGCCGTTCATCGGCCTGCTCGTGCTCGCCGGCCTGCAGGTCATCCCGGCCGAGGTGTACGAGGCGGCCAAGGTCGACGGCGCCAGCGCCCTGCGCCAGTTCTGGAGCATCACGCTCCCGCTGGTGAAGCCCGCGCTGCTGGTGGCGGTGCTGTTCCGCATCCTCGACGGGCTGCGGATGTTCGACCTGCCGTTCGTGCTGGTGGGCCAGGGCAAGCCGAGCGTCGAGACGGTGTCGATCCTCGCGTTCCTGGAGAACTCCAACGTCCGCTTCGGGGCGGCCGCGGCGTACGCGGTGCTGCTGTTCCTCTACATCGTCGTCGTCGCCTACGCCTTCGTCCGCCTCCTCGGCGCCGACCTCATCGGCGACGCCAAGCAGAAGACGCCCAAGCCCGCCGGTGGCCGACGCCGCCTGCGCACCGTCGCCAAGGGAGACATGCCGTGA
- a CDS encoding LacI family DNA-binding transcriptional regulator: MAEGTEDAARPDRRPRHASILDVAALAGVSPSTVSRSLRGHETVAAATRRRVAEAARELAYTVSPHASGLASGRTLSVGVVVPFVTRWFYANAVAGAHDALREAGFDVLLYHLGDAAARDRFFDRMPLARRVDAVLTLSLPLTDEHTLALRALDMPLVTLGARLDGVSSVRVDDVAAARNAVRHLLHQGHRDIVMITTRQDDEGFGFVAGPDRVQGYRQALAAAGLDARGDVVEAGTYGIEGGAEAMARIMERPRLPTAVLAEYDEVAIGAVRTLRRSSVPVPGRISVVGIDDHEMASVLDLTTVAQPVREQGAIAARLLLDQLDGGAAGPVDVVVPTRLVVRSSTGPPQGA; encoded by the coding sequence ATGGCGGAAGGCACTGAGGACGCAGCTCGGCCGGACCGCCGCCCACGGCACGCGAGCATCCTCGACGTCGCGGCGCTCGCCGGGGTCTCCCCGTCGACGGTCTCCCGGTCGCTGCGGGGCCACGAGACGGTCGCGGCCGCCACCCGACGGCGCGTCGCCGAGGCGGCCAGGGAGCTCGCCTACACGGTCTCGCCGCACGCGTCGGGACTCGCGTCGGGGCGCACGCTGTCGGTCGGCGTGGTCGTGCCGTTCGTGACGCGGTGGTTCTACGCCAATGCCGTGGCCGGTGCCCACGACGCGCTGCGGGAGGCCGGCTTCGACGTCCTGCTCTACCACCTCGGCGACGCCGCCGCCCGCGACCGGTTCTTCGACCGCATGCCGCTCGCCCGCCGCGTCGACGCGGTCCTCACGCTGTCGCTCCCGCTCACCGACGAGCACACGCTCGCGCTGCGGGCGCTCGACATGCCCCTGGTCACGCTCGGGGCCCGGCTCGACGGCGTCTCCTCGGTGCGCGTCGACGACGTCGCGGCCGCCCGCAACGCGGTCCGGCACCTGCTCCACCAGGGGCACCGGGACATCGTCATGATCACCACCCGGCAGGACGACGAGGGGTTCGGCTTCGTCGCGGGGCCGGACCGGGTGCAGGGGTACCGGCAGGCGCTCGCCGCGGCCGGCCTGGACGCCCGCGGCGACGTGGTGGAGGCCGGCACCTACGGGATCGAGGGCGGAGCGGAGGCGATGGCGCGGATCATGGAGCGGCCGCGGCTGCCCACGGCCGTCCTCGCGGAGTACGACGAGGTGGCGATCGGGGCGGTGCGCACGCTGCGGCGCAGCAGCGTGCCGGTGCCGGGGCGGATCTCGGTGGTGGGGATCGACGACCACGAGATGGCCTCGGTTCTCGACCTGACCACGGTGGCCCAGCCGGTCCGGGAGCAGGGTGCGATCGCCGCCCGGCTGCTGCTCGACCAGCTCGACGGCGGCGCAGCGGGCCCCGTCGACGTCGTCGTGCCCACCCGGCTGGTCGTCCGTTCCAGCACCGGGCCGCCGCAGGGCGCCTGA